Proteins encoded by one window of Sphingosinicella sp. BN140058:
- a CDS encoding GNAT family N-acetyltransferase, translated as MSGHAETGSRTIRPAERRDAGAIRAVHLLAFPTPAEAALVDRLDRDRDVVVSLVAEQEGQVIGHLLLSRMQVEGDGRAFRALGLGPVAVLPPMQRSGVGTSLIRGGLAIAKATKEQIVFVLGEPDYYARFGFSAETASPFASPYSGPYLMALTFGDAPHPVRGKADYAPAFTALGLTA; from the coding sequence GTGAGCGGCCATGCCGAGACCGGCAGCCGGACGATACGTCCGGCCGAGCGGCGCGACGCGGGCGCGATCCGTGCGGTCCACCTGCTCGCATTCCCAACGCCCGCGGAGGCGGCTCTGGTCGATCGTCTCGACCGCGATCGCGACGTCGTCGTCTCGCTGGTCGCCGAGCAGGAGGGTCAGGTGATCGGTCATCTGCTGCTCAGCCGAATGCAGGTCGAAGGCGACGGCAGGGCGTTTCGCGCGCTCGGCCTCGGGCCGGTCGCAGTGCTTCCGCCTATGCAGCGCAGCGGCGTCGGGACGAGCCTGATCCGCGGCGGGCTGGCGATCGCCAAGGCGACCAAGGAGCAAATCGTCTTCGTTCTCGGCGAGCCCGATTATTATGCGCGGTTCGGCTTTTCGGCCGAGACCGCATCGCCCTTTGCCTCCCCTTATTCCGGACCTTATCTGATGGCGCTGACCTTCGGCGACGCGCCGCACCCGGTGCGCGGCAAGGCAGATTACGCACCCGCCTTCACTGCACTTGGACTGACCGCATGA
- the fabI gene encoding enoyl-ACP reductase FabI, with protein MTGLMSGKRGLIMGLANDKSLAWGIAKKLGEQGAELAFSYQGEALQKRVAPLAQQLGSDFLIECDVSDPAGIDATFAALKERWETIDFIVHAIGFSDKNELRGKYVETSLENFLLTMNVSAYSFTAVANRARAMMPNGGSLLTLSYYGAEKVIPHYNVMGLAKSALETSVKYLAMDLGPENIRVNAISAGPIKTLAASGIGDFRYILKWNEYNSPLRRNVTIDDVGGAGLYLLSDLASGVTGEIHHVDAGYNVVGMKAEDAPDISTT; from the coding sequence ATGACGGGTTTGATGTCGGGCAAACGCGGACTGATCATGGGTCTGGCGAACGACAAGTCGCTCGCCTGGGGAATTGCCAAGAAATTGGGGGAGCAGGGCGCCGAGCTTGCATTCTCCTACCAGGGAGAGGCGCTGCAGAAGCGGGTTGCGCCGCTGGCCCAGCAACTCGGGTCCGATTTTCTGATCGAATGCGACGTGTCCGATCCGGCGGGGATCGATGCGACCTTCGCGGCGCTGAAAGAGCGCTGGGAAACGATCGACTTCATCGTCCACGCCATCGGCTTCTCGGACAAGAACGAGCTTCGCGGCAAATATGTCGAGACCAGCCTCGAGAACTTTCTGCTGACGATGAACGTCTCCGCCTACAGCTTCACCGCCGTGGCCAATCGGGCGCGTGCGATGATGCCGAACGGCGGCAGCCTGCTTACCCTCTCTTATTACGGCGCGGAAAAGGTGATTCCGCACTACAACGTGATGGGTCTCGCCAAATCGGCGCTGGAGACCAGCGTCAAATATCTCGCGATGGATCTCGGGCCCGAGAATATCCGGGTCAACGCAATCTCCGCGGGTCCGATCAAGACGCTTGCGGCGAGCGGCATCGGCGACTTCCGCTACATCCTGAAGTGGAACGAGTATAACAGCCCGCTCCGCCGCAACGTGACGATCGACGATGTCGGCGGCGCAGGCCTCTATCTGCTCTCCGATCTGGCCTCGGGCGTTACCGGCGAAATCCATCACGTCGATGCCGGCTACAATGTCGTCGGCATGAAGGCGGAGGACGCGCCGGACATCTCGACGACGTGA
- a CDS encoding YihY/virulence factor BrkB family protein: MQTISPESPEARRQRLAKTRQRFGRVRDGMRPGQYPFEVMKRVALGVYSDGFIHAGNLAYLSLMTVFPFVIVAAAAARLFGQTEGGLQAVGALLQTMPPDVADVLRKPISDVLAARSGNLLWLGALVGLWTTGSFIETIRDILRRAYGVTGGAPFWEYRLGSIGLIVASVLMMLISFSASILLSSITQFIARLIPQAEDVIGLLTLFRIVPGLILFGSIYLIFVSLTPRRYRKMKCKKWPGALFVTLWWLATTALLPVALSSLGGYDLTYGSLAGVIIALFFFFVIGLGVVIGAQLNAALAEPPEPSVEEQHEADAVGEA, translated from the coding sequence GTGCAGACGATATCGCCCGAATCTCCCGAAGCCAGGCGCCAGCGCCTCGCCAAGACCCGCCAACGCTTCGGCCGGGTGCGGGACGGAATGAGGCCCGGACAATATCCGTTCGAGGTGATGAAGCGCGTGGCGCTCGGCGTCTACAGCGACGGCTTCATTCATGCGGGCAATCTCGCCTATCTCTCGCTGATGACGGTGTTCCCGTTCGTCATCGTCGCCGCCGCCGCCGCCCGCCTGTTCGGGCAGACCGAAGGCGGGTTGCAGGCCGTCGGGGCTCTGCTCCAAACCATGCCGCCCGACGTCGCCGACGTGCTCAGAAAGCCGATCAGCGACGTCCTCGCCGCACGGTCCGGCAATCTTCTCTGGCTGGGCGCGCTCGTCGGCCTCTGGACGACGGGCAGCTTCATCGAGACCATCCGCGACATCCTGCGGCGCGCCTATGGCGTGACCGGCGGCGCACCTTTCTGGGAATATAGGCTGGGCTCCATCGGGCTGATCGTCGCCTCGGTGCTGATGATGCTGATCTCGTTCAGCGCCTCGATCCTGCTGTCGAGCATCACGCAGTTCATCGCCCGGCTGATCCCGCAAGCGGAAGACGTTATCGGGCTCCTCACCCTGTTCCGGATCGTGCCCGGCCTCATCCTGTTCGGATCGATCTACCTCATCTTCGTCTCGCTGACCCCACGCCGCTATCGGAAGATGAAGTGCAAGAAGTGGCCGGGCGCCCTATTCGTCACCTTATGGTGGCTCGCGACCACCGCCCTGCTGCCAGTCGCCCTGTCCAGCCTCGGCGGCTACGATCTCACCTATGGCAGCCTTGCCGGCGTGATCATCGCCCTGTTTTTCTTCTTCGTGATCGGGCTCGGCGTGGTTATCGGCGCACAGCTCAACGCGGCACTGGCGGAACCGCCGGAACCGAGCGTAGAGGAGCAGCACGAAGCGGATGCGGTAGGGGAAGCGTAA
- a CDS encoding DnaJ C-terminal domain-containing protein has translation MADLYSTLGVKRDSDEAAIKKAYRKLAKELHPDRNRDNPAAAEKFAKVTQAYDILTDKDKRARYDRGEIDEDGNPRGFNFGGGGGGAGGSGGYARGPQGGFGGGEEVDLSEVFEGLFGGGTQRRGGFGGFGGFGGRRSAPPQKGADSSYRLAVSFEDAATLADQRVTLQGGKTVSIKLPKGVEEGAKIRLAGQGQPGAAGNGDAIVTIAISPHRFYTRDGDHIRLDLPISLDEAVLGGKVKVPTVDGPVMVAIPAGSSSGKTLRLKGKGFTGKSGTRGDQLVTLMIEIPAGDAELTAFIEGWSRKGKGNPRAGLGV, from the coding sequence ATGGCTGATCTTTATTCAACTCTCGGTGTGAAGCGCGATTCCGACGAAGCGGCGATCAAGAAGGCATATCGCAAGCTTGCGAAGGAACTGCATCCGGATCGCAACCGCGACAATCCGGCCGCCGCCGAGAAGTTCGCCAAGGTCACGCAGGCGTACGACATCCTCACCGACAAGGACAAAAGGGCCCGCTACGATCGCGGCGAGATCGACGAAGACGGCAATCCGCGGGGCTTCAATTTCGGTGGCGGCGGCGGTGGTGCCGGCGGCAGCGGCGGCTATGCGCGGGGGCCGCAGGGGGGCTTCGGCGGCGGCGAGGAAGTGGATCTCTCCGAAGTGTTCGAAGGTCTGTTCGGTGGCGGTACGCAGCGTCGCGGCGGTTTTGGCGGCTTCGGCGGTTTTGGCGGACGTCGGTCTGCACCGCCGCAAAAGGGCGCCGATTCTTCCTACCGCCTGGCGGTCAGTTTCGAGGACGCGGCAACGCTCGCGGATCAGCGCGTCACCCTGCAGGGCGGCAAGACCGTGTCGATCAAGCTGCCCAAGGGCGTGGAGGAAGGCGCGAAGATCCGTCTGGCCGGCCAGGGCCAGCCGGGCGCGGCCGGCAACGGCGACGCGATCGTCACCATCGCCATCAGTCCGCACCGTTTTTATACACGCGACGGAGATCATATTCGGCTGGACCTGCCGATCAGCCTGGACGAGGCGGTGCTCGGCGGCAAGGTCAAGGTCCCGACCGTCGACGGTCCCGTGATGGTCGCGATCCCGGCGGGCTCCTCCTCCGGCAAGACGCTTCGCCTCAAGGGCAAGGGATTCACCGGCAAGAGCGGGACCCGCGGGGATCAATTGGTGACCCTGATGATCGAAATTCCGGCGGGCGATGCAGAGCTTACCGCCTTTATTGAGGGGTGGAGCCGAAAGGGCAAAGGAAACCCGAGGGCGGGGCTGGGCGTCTAG
- the pdxH gene encoding pyridoxamine 5'-phosphate oxidase: protein MADDPHALFETWMAEARLSEPNDSNAMALATSDASGQPSVRMVLLKGHDARGFVFYTNLDSRKGGELAGNPHAALLFHWKSLRRQVRIEGPVGPVAAEEADAYFASRSRDSQLGAWASDQSRPLDDRGTFEARYEQMRLRFEGQDVPRPPRWSGFRVVPVRIEFWNDRAHRLHERRLFTRKGDGWIEGLLYP from the coding sequence ATGGCCGACGATCCTCATGCTTTGTTCGAAACCTGGATGGCGGAGGCCCGGCTCTCGGAGCCGAACGACTCCAATGCGATGGCGTTGGCGACCAGTGACGCGAGCGGTCAGCCTTCGGTACGGATGGTGCTGCTCAAGGGCCACGATGCGCGGGGTTTCGTCTTCTATACAAACCTCGACAGCCGCAAGGGCGGCGAGCTTGCCGGTAATCCCCATGCGGCCTTGCTGTTCCACTGGAAGTCGCTTCGACGGCAGGTGCGGATAGAGGGGCCGGTCGGGCCGGTCGCGGCCGAGGAAGCGGACGCCTATTTCGCCAGCCGCAGCCGCGACAGCCAGCTCGGCGCATGGGCCTCGGACCAGTCGCGTCCGCTTGATGACCGGGGGACGTTCGAGGCCAGGTACGAGCAGATGCGCCTGCGCTTCGAAGGTCAGGACGTGCCGCGGCCGCCGCGCTGGTCGGGCTTTCGAGTGGTGCCCGTCCGAATCGAATTCTGGAACGACCGCGCCCACCGCCTTCACGAGCGACGCCTGTTTACCCGTAAAGGCGACGGCTGGATCGAGGGCCTGCTGTACCCGTGA
- a CDS encoding cation diffusion facilitator family transporter → MSTQHDAAADGRLARRAAIASVSVALFLLVLKGYAALATGSVAMLGSLADTALDVLASLITLYGVRLAAEPADEGHRFGHGKAEALAALAQVALITVSAVGIGWRAVDRLIAGSATAQAEYGIGVSLLAIATTLALLSYQRRVIARTGSVAIEADHVHYQSDLLLNASVIAALVVDQYLGVSGADSLFGIVIALWLLFGAWRASARAIDQLMDSEWPEDKRRRFIEAAARHPELKGIHDLRTRTSGAHDFVQFHVWVDPKMTVAEAHRVMDEVEHKLEEEFPGCEILIHVDPEGQIDQPGNTLAETDLTPR, encoded by the coding sequence GTGAGTACGCAGCACGACGCTGCCGCGGATGGCCGCCTGGCCAGGCGGGCGGCGATTGCAAGCGTCTCTGTCGCTTTGTTCCTGCTCGTGCTCAAGGGCTATGCAGCCCTGGCCACAGGTTCGGTGGCGATGCTCGGCTCGCTGGCCGACACCGCCCTCGACGTGCTCGCCTCACTCATCACCCTTTACGGTGTGCGGCTTGCCGCCGAACCGGCCGACGAAGGCCACCGCTTCGGCCATGGCAAGGCGGAGGCGCTGGCGGCACTCGCCCAAGTCGCCCTGATCACGGTCTCCGCCGTCGGGATCGGCTGGCGTGCCGTCGATCGGCTGATCGCAGGCTCGGCCACCGCCCAGGCCGAATATGGCATCGGCGTTTCTCTCCTGGCGATCGCGACCACGCTTGCCCTGCTGTCCTACCAGCGGCGGGTGATCGCCCGCACCGGCTCTGTCGCGATCGAGGCCGATCACGTTCATTACCAGTCGGATCTGCTGCTCAACGCATCGGTGATCGCGGCGCTCGTCGTCGATCAATATCTGGGCGTCAGCGGCGCGGACTCCCTGTTCGGCATCGTCATCGCGTTGTGGCTGTTGTTCGGAGCGTGGCGGGCATCGGCGCGCGCGATCGACCAGTTGATGGACAGCGAATGGCCCGAAGACAAACGCCGCCGCTTCATCGAAGCGGCCGCGCGGCATCCCGAGCTCAAGGGGATTCACGATCTGCGCACCCGCACCAGCGGCGCGCACGACTTCGTCCAGTTCCACGTCTGGGTCGATCCGAAAATGACCGTCGCCGAGGCGCATCGGGTGATGGACGAGGTCGAGCACAAATTGGAGGAGGAATTTCCAGGCTGCGAGATCCTGATCCACGTCGATCCGGAAGGGCAGATCGATCAGCCCGGCAACACCTTGGCGGAGACGGATCTGACGCCGCGGTGA
- a CDS encoding PhzF family phenazine biosynthesis protein, with product MTAYRLVQVDAFADRPFTGNPAAVVPLEEWLPDAVMQAIAEENNLSETAFTVPTGGDADYELRWFTPTTEVALCGHATLASGHVLLEGEQVRFRTRKAGILVVGSDGDGYTLDLPQTLVREADAEALRSFVSRDGSGLVDLLTADPASRAAAKAFLSYKGAEATAIVLFENEAQVRGCAPDMARLREVELMVIVTAPGESHDVVSRVFVPAWGVDEDPVTGSAHGALVPFWCERLGRDSFTAFQASRRGGALTCRRAGERAILRGQCVTVIEGMLQI from the coding sequence ATGACCGCCTATCGCCTCGTTCAGGTCGATGCCTTCGCCGATCGCCCCTTTACCGGAAATCCCGCGGCCGTGGTGCCGCTGGAGGAATGGCTGCCCGACGCGGTGATGCAGGCGATCGCCGAGGAGAACAACCTCAGCGAGACGGCCTTCACCGTCCCGACCGGCGGCGATGCCGATTACGAGCTGCGCTGGTTCACGCCGACGACCGAGGTTGCCTTGTGCGGGCACGCCACGCTCGCCAGCGGACACGTCTTGCTCGAAGGCGAACAGGTGCGTTTCCGCACCCGCAAGGCGGGGATCCTGGTCGTCGGCAGCGACGGCGACGGCTACACGCTCGATCTGCCGCAGACACTGGTTCGTGAGGCCGACGCGGAAGCGCTGCGGTCGTTCGTCAGCCGCGACGGCAGCGGCCTCGTCGACCTGCTCACCGCCGATCCGGCAAGCCGCGCCGCGGCCAAGGCCTTCCTCAGCTACAAGGGGGCAGAAGCGACCGCGATTGTTTTGTTCGAGAACGAGGCGCAGGTTCGCGGCTGCGCGCCGGACATGGCGCGGCTGCGCGAGGTCGAGCTGATGGTGATCGTGACCGCACCCGGCGAGAGCCACGATGTCGTCAGCCGCGTCTTCGTTCCGGCCTGGGGCGTCGACGAGGATCCGGTGACCGGATCCGCCCATGGCGCGCTTGTCCCCTTCTGGTGCGAGCGGCTCGGTCGAGACTCGTTCACCGCCTTTCAGGCGAGCCGGCGCGGCGGCGCCCTGACCTGTCGGCGCGCGGGCGAGCGGGCGATCCTGCGCGGACAGTGTGTGACGGTGATCGAAGGCATGCTGCAAATCTGA
- a CDS encoding NADH:flavin oxidoreductase/NADH oxidase, which produces MMASQLFTPLPVGALTLSNRIVIAPMCQYSADGNGNATDWHLIHLGNLSQSGAALLMIEATAVTPEGRISPDDLGLWSDENEAALSRVLAGVRRYSDMPIGIQLAHAGRKASTRVPWGGGAQIGPNEATGWQTEAPSAIPFEAHENPPTELGRDDLVRLRDAFVAATVRADRLGLDAIQLHGAHGYLMHEFLSPLSNRREDDYGGSLENRMRFPLELFDAVRAAFPAHKPVSMRVSATDWVDGGWDVESTIAFAQALEARGCAAIHVSSGGLHPDQKIPVGPSYQVPLARQVKERVGIPVIAVGLITGYEQAEAIVGTGDADAVALARTILYDPRWPWHAAAALGARAKAAKQYLRCQPRQHADLFND; this is translated from the coding sequence ATCATGGCCAGCCAGCTCTTCACGCCGCTTCCCGTCGGCGCGCTCACCCTTTCCAACCGCATCGTCATCGCGCCGATGTGCCAATATTCGGCCGACGGAAACGGCAATGCGACCGACTGGCACCTCATCCATCTCGGCAATCTGTCGCAATCCGGTGCGGCGCTGCTGATGATCGAGGCGACGGCGGTGACGCCCGAGGGCCGGATCTCGCCCGACGATCTCGGCCTGTGGTCCGACGAGAACGAGGCGGCGCTCAGCCGCGTGCTCGCGGGAGTCCGCCGCTATTCCGACATGCCGATCGGTATTCAGCTCGCTCACGCGGGACGCAAAGCGTCGACCCGGGTGCCCTGGGGAGGCGGCGCCCAGATCGGCCCGAACGAGGCCACCGGCTGGCAGACCGAAGCGCCATCGGCGATCCCGTTCGAGGCGCATGAGAACCCACCCACCGAGCTCGGCCGCGACGATCTCGTGCGACTGCGCGATGCCTTTGTCGCAGCGACGGTGCGCGCCGACCGGCTCGGCCTCGACGCCATTCAGCTGCACGGCGCGCACGGCTATCTGATGCACGAATTCCTGTCGCCGCTCTCCAATCGCCGCGAAGACGATTATGGCGGCAGCCTCGAAAACCGGATGCGGTTCCCGCTCGAGCTGTTCGACGCGGTGCGGGCCGCCTTCCCTGCTCACAAGCCGGTGAGCATGCGGGTGTCCGCGACGGACTGGGTCGACGGCGGCTGGGACGTCGAGAGCACGATTGCCTTCGCCCAGGCGCTGGAGGCGCGCGGCTGCGCGGCGATCCACGTGTCGAGTGGCGGCCTCCACCCCGACCAGAAGATTCCGGTCGGGCCGAGTTACCAGGTGCCGCTCGCCCGCCAGGTCAAGGAAAGGGTCGGCATCCCCGTCATCGCCGTCGGTCTGATCACCGGTTACGAGCAGGCCGAAGCGATCGTTGGAACCGGCGATGCCGATGCCGTCGCGCTTGCCCGCACGATCCTCTACGATCCCCGTTGGCCGTGGCATGCCGCCGCCGCGCTCGGCGCCCGCGCCAAGGCGGCGAAACAGTATCTGCGCTGCCAGCCGCGGCAGCATGCGGATTTGTTCAACGATTAA
- a CDS encoding NUDIX domain-containing protein, with protein sequence MTVPHSAGILLYRLPLGRLEVLLAHPGGPFWKNRDHGAWMIPKGGVEPGEDASACALREFEEELGTRPAGIPDFLCRIRQTGGKWVDAFALEGDLDATAIVSNHFTMEYPPRSGQLRSFPEIDAAAWYGLDEARARILPSQRPILDALEAALAGRLRP encoded by the coding sequence ATGACTGTTCCGCACAGCGCCGGCATCCTCCTCTACAGGCTGCCTCTTGGCCGGCTGGAAGTATTGCTCGCGCACCCCGGCGGCCCCTTTTGGAAGAACCGCGATCACGGCGCCTGGATGATTCCGAAGGGCGGCGTGGAGCCCGGCGAGGACGCCTCCGCGTGCGCGCTGCGGGAGTTCGAGGAGGAACTCGGTACCCGTCCCGCAGGCATTCCCGATTTCCTGTGCCGCATTCGCCAAACCGGGGGCAAATGGGTCGATGCATTCGCTTTGGAAGGCGATCTCGATGCGACCGCGATCGTCAGCAACCACTTCACCATGGAATATCCGCCGCGGAGCGGGCAGCTGCGCAGTTTCCCGGAGATCGATGCTGCGGCCTGGTACGGCCTCGACGAGGCGCGCGCCAGGATATTGCCCAGCCAGCGGCCGATCCTGGACGCGCTCGAGGCCGCCCTCGCGGGACGGCTCAGGCCTTAA
- a CDS encoding sensor histidine kinase has translation MRRVVRLDLPARLSRLLPRWVTQALVAIAITGIFVGIRLMLLPLIGPQAPFALAFLSTVLATLLAGWRSGALSLVLGMALVWYFVLPIQQSFVIGDGTTATTLIIVLFAQIVILVALALYQREVRRGEFERQRRINFLGHAIREMDHRTKNNFQIVTSLLTLQGSRSPNPEVQAALKEATERLKAIAAVYDALAPSSQGLVAVRLQDQMEEICSQIRRGILPDGITLVSDIEPMLVPHDVAVSIGIIVNELVTNACKHAFGEAGGTIWVRAAKEGEGARIEVADDGKGFTPAPSSRKGLGTKLVAAFVQRIGGKAEVRATPGGGTTHSISLPPSAE, from the coding sequence GTGCGCAGGGTGGTCAGGCTCGACCTGCCGGCACGTCTGTCGCGGCTGCTACCCCGATGGGTGACGCAGGCGCTGGTTGCGATCGCGATCACCGGTATCTTCGTGGGCATTCGGCTGATGCTGCTGCCGCTGATCGGGCCACAGGCGCCGTTCGCGCTGGCATTTCTGTCGACGGTTCTGGCCACCCTGCTGGCAGGGTGGCGCAGCGGTGCGCTGTCGCTCGTGCTCGGCATGGCGCTCGTCTGGTACTTCGTGCTGCCCATCCAGCAAAGCTTCGTGATCGGGGATGGAACAACCGCGACGACCCTGATCATCGTGCTGTTCGCGCAAATCGTCATCCTCGTCGCGCTCGCTCTGTATCAGCGGGAAGTACGCCGGGGTGAATTCGAGCGGCAGCGCCGGATCAATTTTCTTGGTCATGCCATCCGTGAGATGGATCATCGGACCAAGAACAATTTCCAGATCGTGACCAGCCTGCTGACGCTTCAGGGAAGCCGATCTCCGAACCCGGAAGTGCAAGCCGCGCTGAAGGAGGCGACCGAGCGCCTCAAGGCCATCGCCGCGGTCTACGATGCGCTTGCGCCGAGCAGCCAGGGGCTGGTCGCGGTCAGGCTGCAGGATCAGATGGAGGAAATTTGCTCTCAGATCCGCCGCGGTATCCTGCCCGATGGGATCACCCTCGTGTCGGACATCGAGCCGATGCTGGTTCCGCATGATGTTGCCGTGTCGATCGGGATCATCGTCAACGAGCTCGTCACCAATGCGTGCAAGCATGCCTTCGGCGAGGCGGGAGGGACGATTTGGGTTCGCGCGGCGAAGGAGGGCGAAGGCGCCCGGATCGAGGTGGCGGACGACGGCAAGGGCTTCACCCCCGCGCCGAGCAGCAGGAAGGGACTGGGCACGAAGCTGGTCGCCGCATTCGTCCAGCGGATCGGCGGGAAGGCGGAGGTGCGCGCGACACCGGGGGGCGGGACAACCCATTCGATCTCTTTGCCGCCGAGCGCCGAATGA
- a CDS encoding PH domain-containing protein has translation MRIFDVDELTAADARGRTPYLIEGEEVQAGFVSPTGLILFTPLRVLIVQREHLLQEKIETNSYPWRQLRHFAITDVAESSRSVLRIWLADDAQPLHLRANQGTDFAAVQRLLAAKLA, from the coding sequence ATGCGGATCTTCGACGTCGACGAACTCACTGCGGCTGACGCTCGCGGACGGACTCCCTACCTGATCGAGGGAGAAGAGGTGCAGGCCGGTTTCGTCTCGCCGACGGGCCTGATCCTGTTCACTCCTTTGCGGGTCCTGATCGTGCAACGGGAGCATCTGCTGCAGGAAAAGATCGAGACCAACTCCTATCCGTGGCGGCAGCTGCGGCATTTCGCGATCACTGACGTGGCCGAGAGCAGCCGGAGCGTGTTGCGGATCTGGCTCGCGGACGATGCCCAGCCTCTGCATCTCAGAGCCAATCAGGGTACGGACTTCGCGGCCGTGCAAAGGCTGTTGGCCGCAAAGCTGGCCTGA